A window from Candidatus Eisenbacteria bacterium encodes these proteins:
- a CDS encoding universal stress protein: MTVADDPAPAPEIWCRCRRVLACLDGSELGERVIPHALALARAYDAPITLLRVLECPPSGAALFDPVEWEMHRSEARERLDRLVGARQAAYKSIDTELVEGHAAEEICLWARHHDADVTVLSSHGASGATQWRIASTARKLVDRVPGSFMLIPVAARPVSDAIARYRKILVPMDGSLRAESVLPVALRLASAGQAEIILGHVVPIPELTEIGPLDSEAVDLRERLVERNERIASAYLDRLRVRLAANDGTIRALVLRAADVRSRLARLIADENVDLVVLSAHGRSGRADVPFGSSVEYLLAHATAPLLVLREGPPRVPARPPEATPCDGMRLPSQASP; encoded by the coding sequence CTCGGCGAACGCGTCATTCCGCACGCGTTGGCGCTCGCCAGGGCCTACGATGCCCCGATCACGCTGCTGCGTGTGCTCGAATGCCCTCCGTCGGGCGCAGCGCTCTTCGACCCGGTCGAGTGGGAGATGCACCGGAGCGAGGCCCGCGAACGGCTCGATCGGCTCGTCGGCGCGCGGCAAGCGGCGTACAAATCGATCGATACCGAGCTCGTCGAGGGGCACGCCGCCGAGGAGATCTGTCTGTGGGCCCGGCATCACGACGCCGACGTGACCGTGCTCTCGAGTCACGGCGCGAGCGGGGCGACGCAATGGCGCATCGCCAGCACGGCGCGCAAGCTGGTGGACCGCGTCCCGGGATCCTTCATGCTGATTCCCGTCGCCGCCAGGCCCGTATCGGACGCGATCGCTCGCTACCGAAAGATCCTCGTGCCCATGGATGGCTCGCTTCGCGCCGAGAGCGTGCTTCCCGTCGCGCTTCGCCTCGCCAGCGCCGGCCAGGCGGAGATCATCCTCGGGCACGTGGTGCCGATTCCCGAGCTGACCGAGATCGGCCCGCTCGACAGCGAAGCGGTCGACCTTCGTGAGCGGCTCGTGGAGCGCAACGAACGCATCGCCAGCGCCTATCTCGATCGCTTGCGGGTACGGCTAGCGGCGAACGACGGCACCATTCGCGCCCTGGTCCTGCGCGCCGCCGACGTGCGCTCGCGTCTGGCGCGACTGATCGCCGACGAGAACGTCGATCTGGTCGTCTTGTCGGCGCACGGACGGAGCGGACGCGCCGACGTGCCATTCGGCAGCAGCGTCGAGTATCTCCTGGCCCACGCCACCGCGCCGCTGCTGGTCCTTCGCGAAGGTCCGCCACGCGTCCCGGCCCGGCCGCCGGAGGCGACGCCGTGCGACGGGATGCGGCTCCCGAGCCAAGCGAGCCCGTGA